The genomic stretch TCCCGAAAGCACGAGCGCGAGCCCCACGAGGATCGAGAAGACGATGACCTGAAGCATGTTTCCGCTCGCCATCGCCTGGATCGGGTTGGACGGAAACAGATCGATGATGATGGCGGTCAGCGGCGGCGCTTCCGAGGCGCGAAACTCGACGTCGGTCGGCAGATCGAAACCGCTCCCGGGTTGCACCACGAGCGCCGCCCCGAGCGCGAAACTCACCGCGATCGCGGTCGTGATCATGTAGAGCCCGACGGTCTTCAGGCCGATACGGCCCACCTTGCGCACGTCGTCGAGGGCTGCGCTGCCGCACACGAGCGAGACGAACACGAGCGGGACGACGAGCAGTTGCAGCGAACGCAGGAACGCCTGCCCCACGACGTGGAAGATCCCGTCCGTGAACACGACCGCGATCCAGCCTTCGTTGCCGATGAGGTTGAGCACGCCGCCGACGATCAGTCCGGCGACCATGCCCACGACGATGTGGAGCGTGAGTTTGTTGCGGTCGAAGCTCATGGGCGGACGTGGCGGATGAAGGGGAAACGAGGAGATGGACGCACGCACGCAGCCATGCAGAAAGCGCGCCGAGGGCCGGAGGACTCAACCGACCAGGGTGACGAGGTCAACCGCGTGCAGCTCGTCGAGCCGGTCGACGACGCGATGCGCGCCGCTCGCCGCGAGCACGTCGCGCGGATTCGTCGTCGTGACCGCCACGACCTTCGCTCCGGCTGCGAGTCCCGAGTCGATCCCCATGAGCGCGTCCTCGAAGACCACGCAGCGTCGCGGATCGCAGCCGAGCATCTGCGCGGCTTTCTCGTAGGGCTCCGGGTGCGGCTTGCCGTGCGCGACGTCCTCGGCCGAGACGATGCGCGCGAAACATCCTTCCAAGCCCATGCGACCGAGCGAGAGATCGATGTTCGCGCGATGCGTCGACGAAGCGATGGCGCACGGCACTCCCGCAGCCCGCAAACGCTCCAGAAACGTCCGCACGCCCGCCAACGGCTCGATCCCGCGCTCCGCCACGACTTCGCGGTAGATCGCCTCCTTGCGCAGCGACATTCGTCGCAATTCGGCCGCATCGACGCTCCAACCGAGCACGTCCGGGATGATGACCTCGTTCTTCATCCCGAATCCGCGCTTGAAGTGATCCGCCGGCAACGGCCGTCGCTCCTCGAGCGCGAGTCGTTCCCAGCTTTCCTCGTGCTGCGCGGAGGAGTCGATGATCACGCCGTCCCAGTCGAAAAGTGCGCCGATCTGCATGCCTCGCACCATGCCCGCAGGCGCAGCCGACCGGCAAAACCAAAGGTCGCGTCCGCGACGGTTCCGCTCGCGACAGGAAGTTTTGCGCGCAAACGGGAAATCTTCTCGCCCGCCGCCCCCTTACGTGGGACCACCTTCGCCGTCTCCTCCCCAAGTCGAGACCGGAGCCGGGCGCCGACGACGGTCATAGGTTGGCAAGCTCTTGTCCGTGTCGGTGCCCGGCCCCACGTCTCGCCCGACGCGCACGTCGGCGAATCGGTGAATATCCGGATCGACCTGCGCTTTTCCGACGAGTTCCACCGCGCGGGCGGCAAGCGCTCAAAGTCCGAAGACTTTCAGGAATCCGTTCCAGAGCGAGGACCAGAAGCGCCGCACCGATGCCCCGTGCGTCCCCGTCGGGATCTCCTGACAGAGAAACGTGCCGGCTCCGTGGAAGACGTCGTCGAAGAGCGGATTCCTGTCCCGGTAGTAGGACCAGAACGTCTCCGCCCGCACCGAGCGGTAGGCGAGATCGGGCGTGAAGCCGATGGTCGCATCCTGGTTCGTCCGCCGCGCGCGGCCCTCGCCTTCCGCGCCACCCGCGAGCGTCTCGGCCCGCACGCCGCGGCTGCCCGCCACGACCAAGCGGCACGGGCCGCGAAACTCGAAGAAGCGAAACTGCATCGTGATCCACGATTGGAGGTGGAACAACCGCCAGTGCCGCTTCACCCGCAGACGTGAACCCTCGGGCAAGACCAGCCCCGCGAGGAAACTCGGCCGCAACACCAACCCCGAGCCCTCCGGTACGTCGACCACGCTCAGCTCGATCGTCGCGTCCTCCTGCGTCGACACGGTAGCCGCCGCCGTGCCGTCCGTCGTGGCCGGATGCGCCAACTCCACGAGTTCGATCAAGCCCGTGGCGGCGCACGTCAGCGGGATGCTCCAATCGAGCACGAACCGCGTCCGGCGCCGCAGCGACTCGTCGGACGCCTGCAAGAATTTTTCCCGGACGAACAGACTCTCGCCCGGCCGCAGCGCGACGCTCTCCGAGACCCGACTCGGCGTGGTTCCGATCTCGGGAATGGGCTCACGCCGCAAGACGATCGGCCTCGCCCGCGCCACGAGCGGCGCAACGGCGTAGAACGCGAACAGCTTCCACAGCGTCGGTCCGAAAAAGTAGAGCGCGAGTGCACCCGCCAACGGCCAACGATACGTCGCCCACGCCCGCCGTAGATACTGCACGACGGGCGAGGCGTGCATCTCCGAGCGCTCCAACTCGAGCCGCGTGCGCTCCAGCTCCGCGACGGCGTCTTCGCGGCTCCGACCGATCGCGCCGAGTCGTGCGCCGAGCGACTCGATCGCGGACGTCGCCGCGGCGTTGTCGGCCGCGGCCTTGGCGTTGCGCCGTTCCAACTCTGCCGGATCCACGCGCGCACCGAAGAGCCAATCCCAGAAAGAGTTCATTTGCGCGACGCTCTCGAGGATGCGCTGCGCCGTGATCGCACGAGCCCGCTGCGTCTCGATCTCCTCGGCCACCGCCGCGAGCTGCGCGTCGAATTCCGCGAGACTCGCCTCCAGTTGCGCCGCCTGCGCCTCGAGCCTCTCGACGAGCGCCATCCGTTCCGCCTCCGTGCGAAGGTTCTCGCGCAAGTAGAGCACGAGCGCGCCGACGACGAGCACGACAGCTCCGATCAGCAGCGCCACGCCGAACTTGCGTACCAACCAAAGACCGATCTGCACCAAGAGCGTCATGCGTTGCCGTGAGGTCGCGGAGTGTCGACCACCCCCGGTTTGAACGCAATGGGCGATCGCTTACGCGGTGCGCTCCACACGCCGCTTGCAGGCGACCGAGTGCCCGGCATGCTTCCCGCTCCCTTTTTCGCACTCCCATGCACTATTCGGCGCTTCTCGCGTCCGTGCCGTCGGCCTCGGTCCATCCGGCACTCGTCGTTCCATTCGTGGTGTTGCTTCTGCTCATCGCGATCATGCCGCTCACGGGCGACCGTGGCCGACACTTCTGGGAGCACAAACACCCGCTCGTGGCGGGTCTACTCGGAGCGCTGGTCGCGGGTTGGTACATTTGGCGCGTGGAGGACGGCGTCCACACCGTGACTCATACGCTGCACGAGTACGTGTCGTTCATTGCCTTGATCGGCTCTCTTTTCGTCGTCGCCGGCGGCATCCACGTGCGCGTGCGCGGCCGGTCGACTCCCCTCGGCAACGTGGTGTTTCTCTTCGTCGGCGCGGTGGTCGCCAACGTGATCGGGACGACCGGCGCATCGATGCTCATGATCCGTCCGTGGCTGCGCATGAACGCGTGGCGTGTGACCGGCTTTCACGTCGTGTTCTTCATCTTCGTCGTTTCCAATGTCGGCGGCGCGTTGACCCCGATCGGAGATCCGCCGCTCTTCCTCGGGTTTCTCCGCGGCATCCCGTTCTTCTGGCTCGTCGACAAGGCCGTGTTGCCGTGGCTCTTCACCCTCGGGGCGATTCTCGCGGCGTTTTATCTGTTCGATCGCTGGAGCTTCCATCGTACCCCGAAACCGCTGCAGGAACAAGCGGCCGAACCCGACGCGTGGAAGTTCGAGGGCTGGCGCAACGTAGCACTCATCGGCGTGGTGATCGGAGCCGTGTTCCTGCCGGCCGCGTGGTTCATCCGCGAGACCGTCATGCTCGCGGCGGCGTTGCTCTCGCTGAAAGTCACTCCCAAGGCCCTGCACGCGGCGAACCACTTCACCTTCGCCCCCATCAAGGAGGTCGCGGCACTCTTCATCGGCATCTTCATGACGATGATGCCCGCGCTGGACTACCTCGAAGCGAACGGCCGTGAGTTCGGCGTGACCAAGCCCACCCACTACTACTTCGCCACAGGTTCGCTCTCCGCCGTGCTCGACAACGCACCGACCTACTTGAATTTCCTCCAACTGGCCGAAGTGAGCGCCGTGCCGGATGCCACGGTCGAAACGGCAAGCGCGACGGCGACCGCCACCGACGAATCCACCGCCTCGAGCGAGCACCTGCTCGAAGGTGGTTCACGTCTCGACCGGCTGCTCGCCGAGGCACCTTCCACCGTGCTCGCCATCAGTCTCGGCGCGGTCTTCTTCGGCGCGATGACCTACATCGGCAACGGCCCCAACTTCATGGTGAAATCGATCGCCGAGGCGGCGGGCGTGCGCGTGCCGACCTTCTTCGGCTACTTGCTCCGCTTCAGTCTGCCGATCCTGCTCCCCATCCTGATCGTGACCGGCTGGGTGTTTCTGCGCTGACGTCGCCCGATCGGTTTCGTCAGTCGTTTCGGCAATCCGCCTGCCCCGACTTGCGCCGCAAGCCTTCCGCGTACGCAAGTCGCAGGATGAGGTGTGTCGCCACCGGAATCGTCACGAAGAGAAAGAAGACGATCAGCGCCACCTTCAAACCGAAGCCGCCTTCGCCCAACTTGCACCACAATCCGATCAACATCGAATTGATGCCGAGAGTGAACGCTTTGCCCAGCGCGTGCGACCGACAGTACACGTCCGGAAGCCGGACCAACCCCACCGCCGCGACGACGATGAAGACGAGCCCGAAAGAGAGAAACACGTAACCCAGCGCCGTGATCATTGGTCTTCTCCCTCCTCCTCCGAGATCTCTTCCCGCCGAGACGAGAGGTAATAGTAAAACGCCACCGTGGTCAGGAACCCGAGGCTGGCGATGACCACGATCAACTCCACGAACATCTCCGTCCGCCAATAGATCGAGAAGAGCACCATCATCGCCAAGGCGCAGATGACGATGCCGTCGTACGCCAAGACGCGGTCGAGGATGCCCGGCCCCTTCACCATCCGCCACAGGCTGAGCAAGGTCGCGGCCATCGTCGCCGCCATGCAGACTAGAATGAAGACGACCATCAGCGGGTGAAAGCGAGGATGCGGGTTTCGACGACATCGCGGATGCGACGCGCGGTCGCTTCCGGGTCCTTCGTATCGATGGAATGGAGACGCAGCGTCCGAAAATCGTCTTCGACGTCGACCGTCGCCGTGCCCGGAGTGAGCGAGATGGCGTGCGACAGGAGAAGTATCTCGAGGCGCGAGAGACCCTCCACCGAGTAGGTGAAGATCGCAGGCGACAGCGAATCGACCGGACGCGTCAGCACGATCCAAGCGAGTTGCAGGTTCGAAACCACCAACTCGCGCAGAAACACGAACGCGAAGACGAAGAACGCGGCGACGCGTCGCGTGTACGACTGGGGCGGCAGAGCCCCTCGGAACAGGTAGATCATTCCGTAGCCCACGACCATGCCCACGAGCAGGCGCGAGCCGTCGGGTTCGTTGCCCAAGAAGAACCAAATTAGGGCCACCAAGACATTGAGGATGAAGGCGATCACTTTGCGACTCCTCCCGCGTCTTCCGCCGACACGGCAGTCGCCTCGCCCGATGGGACGACGCCGACCGCCAACACCGCTTCGATGTAACCCTCTCGATCGAGCACCTGCCGCGACGCCTCCGCGGCGACACCGTAGAAGCGTTCCACACCCAAACCGATGACGAGCGAGATCGCGGTCATCACAGTCACCACGACGGACATGGTCGCAAGTCCCGGTCGCACGACTGGAGCCGAGCCGTTCTCGGGCGCAGCCTTCCAAAAGCAGCCCAGCCACACCTTCATCATGCTCACGAGCGTGAGGATGCTGGCCACGATCGAGGCACCCACGAGTACGTACTGCCCGAGCGCGACGCCTTCGACGATGATCAAGTACTTACCCCAGAACCCGCTCAACGGCGGTATTCCCGCCAGCGACATCGCCTGCAGAAAGAAGCCGGCCGCGAGCCACGGCGCCAACCGCGCCAAACCTCCGCAGCACTCCAATCGATCAGTGCCGTGCACGTGTATCACTGCTCCGCCCACGAGGAAGAGCGTCGCTTTCACCACGATGTGGTGCGTGATGTAGAGAATCGCCGCCGTGATGGCCAACGGAGTCGCGAAGCCGATCGCCAGCACCATGAATCCGATCTGGCTGATGATGTGGTACGAGAGGATGTGCTGCACTCGATCCCGCGCCACCGCGCCGAGCACGCCGAAGACCATCGTCGCTCCGGCGCCCCAGGCCAACAGCTCGGACACGACCGGCAGATCCGCCGGAAACATCGTACCGAAGATCCGCAACAGCACGTACACCCCCACCTTGGTCAACATACCGGCGTAGAACGCCGCCATCGCGCCCGGTAGGATCGGATAACTGTTGGGGAGCCAATAGTACAAGGGAAACATCCCCGCCTTGGTCGCGAAGACGACGAGGAACACCAACCCGAGCAGCACCAACAACGGATCGCCCGCCAACTCGTTGCTCCGCTCGGCGATGACCGCGAAGTTCAGCGAGCCGAACATCCCGTAAGTCAGCCCGCAACCGAGCAGGAAGATCGCGCTGCCCACGAGATTGATCGAGAGATACGACCACGCGTGCCGCACGTTGCGATTGTCCGACTCCAGAGACAAGAGCGCATAGGACGCGATCAACATCACTTCGAACGCGACGAACAGATTGAACAGATCCCCCGTCACGAACGAGAGGTTGATGCCCGTGATCAAGAACTGCATCAACGGCAACTGCAGCGGGTGTTCGACCGCCGCTTCGCGCGAGGCGTACGCGAACACGATACAGGCGACTGCCGTGCCCGCCGCGAGGACGAGCATGATCCCGGTCAGCAGATCGACGACGAGCACGATTCCCACGCTCGCCCCCCATCCACCCGGAGCCAGCACGATTCGATCGCCACCGCTCACCAATGCCGCCACGACGATCGCCAGCAGCAGCTGCACGACGGCGGAACCGAGGAAGACGCCGCGGCGCGCTCGCGAGGGTCGAGGCGACAAGACGCCGAAGGCGCCCGTGAACAACGGCACGAGCAAGATCAAGACGACCCAGTTCATTGCTCGGCCTCCTTGTCCGCCCGATCGCCCTCTTGGTGCAACTCGTCCAGGTCCACGGTCTCGTGGTCGACGAACATCCGATAGAACAGGAACAACAAATACGACACCACTCCGAACCCGATCACGATCGCCGTGAGGATCAGCGCCTGCGGCAACGGATCCACGATACCGGATCCCGCGGTCTCGCCCACGATCGGCACGTCGCGTCCCGACGGGTCCCCCGACACTCCGAGAATCGCCAGATTCACCGCGTTCGAGAGCAGCGCGAAGCCGAAGAGGATCCGCAGGAAACTCCGATGCAATATCAGCCAGACCGCGACACCGGTCATCATGCCGACGAGCAGGGCGGTATCGAGTTGTACGCTCATGACTTTCCTCCGCTCTTCGCGCTCGTCACCGCCCGCGCGTCCGCTTCCACCGGCTCCTCGTCGGATGCGGCGTAGTCGCCCTGCTCTTCCACGACGAACGCACGGAAACCGTGCACCGATTTGGCCAGAGGGAAGACGATCTTCAACACGACTCCCACCACGACCAGAAACACGCCCAGATCGAACAGCACGGGCGTCCCCAGATACACGTCCCCGAGAACAGGCACGTTCTTGAAGTAAGGGTGATAGTGCTCGAGGAACGCTCCTCCGCCGAACAGACCGAACAGACCCGAAACCGCCGCGATCACCAGCCCAGTCGTCGCCAGCCGCATCGGGTTCACTCGGAGAAAGCCGCGTAGCTTCTCCACGCCCTGCACGAAGCCGAGCATGACGAACGAGAGTGCCGTGCACAGACCCGCGATGAATCCTCCACCGGGAAGATTGTGCCCGCGGAAGAACAGATACACGGCGAAGACGTTGATGAGGAAAAAGAGGAACGCCACGACCGCCGTCAGGATGAAGCTGTCGCCCACGGGCGTCACGTCGGACTCCGCCCGACCACGAGCCCGCGCCGGACGCGGCTGCGCATCGGCACTACGTCGCATCAACAACCCCAGACAGCCCAACGTCGCGACGATCAACACCAACACCTCGAAGAAGGTGTCCAACCCGCGGAAGTCCACGAGAGTCGTGTTGACCGCGTTCGAGCCCTTCGCCTCCGGGATCGAACGTACGAGGATGTCGCCGCCCACGCGCGCACCTCCCGTCGGGCTGGCCTGGAAGAGCAACAACAACACCGGTGTCACGACGCCCGCGGCGATCGCGAGCACGGCACGCCCGACCCGCTCCGTCGGCGTCGAGTCCACGCGCGTCAAACTCACACTGGTCCGACGCACCCGCATCACGAACATGAGCATGAGCAACAACGTCGCCGCCTCCACGAGGATCTGCGTCAGTGCGAGATCCGGTGCCTTGTAGAGGACGTAGTAGAAGCTCACGAGAAATCCCGAGGCCGAGAGCGCGAGCAACTCGAGTAACCAGTCCTTGGATACGACGAGCGTCACGAGCGCGCACCCGATCATGAAGACGATGAAGTACCGGTGGTACCCGTAGACTTCGTTGGGCCACCACTGAAGCTCCGGCAACCGGGCCGCGAGATCGATGCCGCCGGTCGCGATCCACCACACCCAGACGGCGACGCAAGTGCCGATCACGACCGGAAGATAATGCGCCGGCCGCGAACCCCGCGTCAGGCGGATCGACGCCTTGCCGACCGCGGGAATCGCGTCGACGAAACGATCGAAAGCCGCACCCGCATCCAGCGACGAAGGCATGCGCAGCCGCGCGAAGGAGAACCGGTGCAGCACGAAGTAGATCAGAAAGCCGGTCAGCACGATCCCGAGACTCGTCGCCAGCTCCTTGGTGAAACCGTGCCAGATGTGCAGTTCGCCCATTTGCTCAGCGTGCTTTCCGCTGATCGAGAACACCTCGGAGAGCGCACCGAGTTGCACCGATGCGATTCCGAATATCACCGCGCACGCCGCGAGTACAGTCGGCGGGATCAACAATCCCACGCCGGGTGCATGGAAGTGTTTCTTCACGTGCTCCGACTCCGTGCCCATGAACACGCCATGGAAAATGCGAATCGAGAACACGATCTTCAGCACCGAGCCCGCCACCACGGTCGCCAACACCCACTCCCCCAAAAGGTGCTCGCCGTGCAAGAACCTGAACGTCGTCCCGAGCAGCATCTCTTTGCTCAGAAAGCCCGTGGTGAACGGCACGCCTCCCATGCTCGCCACGCCGATCAACGCCAGCGCCGCCAACCATGGAGCCCTGCGCCCGAGACCTCCCAATTGCCGCACGTCGCGCGTGCCCGTGCTGTGATCGACGATGCCCGCGACCATGAACAGGCAGGCCTTGTAGAACACGTGGTTGAGGATGTGCAGGTAGTCCCACACGACCGAAGTTCCCGCAGGAAACATTCCGTAGTAGCCGATGAGCAGCCCGAGTTGGCTGACGGT from Opitutales bacterium ASA1 encodes the following:
- a CDS encoding Na(+)/H(+) antiporter subunit C yields the protein MSVQLDTALLVGMMTGVAVWLILHRSFLRILFGFALLSNAVNLAILGVSGDPSGRDVPIVGETAGSGIVDPLPQALILTAIVIGFGVVSYLLFLFYRMFVDHETVDLDELHQEGDRADKEAEQ
- a CDS encoding sodium:proton antiporter — translated: MHYSALLASVPSASVHPALVVPFVVLLLLIAIMPLTGDRGRHFWEHKHPLVAGLLGALVAGWYIWRVEDGVHTVTHTLHEYVSFIALIGSLFVVAGGIHVRVRGRSTPLGNVVFLFVGAVVANVIGTTGASMLMIRPWLRMNAWRVTGFHVVFFIFVVSNVGGALTPIGDPPLFLGFLRGIPFFWLVDKAVLPWLFTLGAILAAFYLFDRWSFHRTPKPLQEQAAEPDAWKFEGWRNVALIGVVIGAVFLPAAWFIRETVMLAAALLSLKVTPKALHAANHFTFAPIKEVAALFIGIFMTMMPALDYLEANGREFGVTKPTHYYFATGSLSAVLDNAPTYLNFLQLAEVSAVPDATVETASATATATDESTASSEHLLEGGSRLDRLLAEAPSTVLAISLGAVFFGAMTYIGNGPNFMVKSIAEAAGVRVPTFFGYLLRFSLPILLPILIVTGWVFLR
- a CDS encoding beta-phosphoglucomutase family hydrolase; amino-acid sequence: MVRGMQIGALFDWDGVIIDSSAQHEESWERLALEERRPLPADHFKRGFGMKNEVIIPDVLGWSVDAAELRRMSLRKEAIYREVVAERGIEPLAGVRTFLERLRAAGVPCAIASSTHRANIDLSLGRMGLEGCFARIVSAEDVAHGKPHPEPYEKAAQMLGCDPRRCVVFEDALMGIDSGLAAGAKVVAVTTTNPRDVLAASGAHRVVDRLDELHAVDLVTLVG
- a CDS encoding Na+/H+ antiporter subunit E, whose amino-acid sequence is MIAFILNVLVALIWFFLGNEPDGSRLLVGMVVGYGMIYLFRGALPPQSYTRRVAAFFVFAFVFLRELVVSNLQLAWIVLTRPVDSLSPAIFTYSVEGLSRLEILLLSHAISLTPGTATVDVEDDFRTLRLHSIDTKDPEATARRIRDVVETRILAFTR
- a CDS encoding proton-conducting transporter membrane subunit; amino-acid sequence: MNWVVLILLVPLFTGAFGVLSPRPSRARRGVFLGSAVVQLLLAIVVAALVSGGDRIVLAPGGWGASVGIVLVVDLLTGIMLVLAAGTAVACIVFAYASREAAVEHPLQLPLMQFLITGINLSFVTGDLFNLFVAFEVMLIASYALLSLESDNRNVRHAWSYLSINLVGSAIFLLGCGLTYGMFGSLNFAVIAERSNELAGDPLLVLLGLVFLVVFATKAGMFPLYYWLPNSYPILPGAMAAFYAGMLTKVGVYVLLRIFGTMFPADLPVVSELLAWGAGATMVFGVLGAVARDRVQHILSYHIISQIGFMVLAIGFATPLAITAAILYITHHIVVKATLFLVGGAVIHVHGTDRLECCGGLARLAPWLAAGFFLQAMSLAGIPPLSGFWGKYLIIVEGVALGQYVLVGASIVASILTLVSMMKVWLGCFWKAAPENGSAPVVRPGLATMSVVVTVMTAISLVIGLGVERFYGVAAEASRQVLDREGYIEAVLAVGVVPSGEATAVSAEDAGGVAK
- a CDS encoding monovalent cation/H+ antiporter subunit A, giving the protein MIETLLLLILVLPFAFAAVMPWLGARFGPRTAWFALPVPLACALVLGWAAWESTAGPLPSVVLEWIPSLGIDVVLRPDGLALFFALVVSCVGVLVVFYAGFYLDDHYSDHGRFYAALMLFMGAMLGTVLSGNLMQMFVFWEMTGLASFLLIGFQHEQKKSAYGARMALLTTCFTGLFLLVGVVLLGQIFGTLDLDVILRGEPKADQVHLLPWAFACCVVGIFGKSAQFPFFFWLPNAMAAPTPVSAYLHSATMVKLGVFLTARLLPVFSGVEGWTTTLTLFGFGTMLIGAILAVVSHDLKAILAFSTVSQLGLLIGYYGMFPAGTSVVWDYLHILNHVFYKACLFMVAGIVDHSTGTRDVRQLGGLGRRAPWLAALALIGVASMGGVPFTTGFLSKEMLLGTTFRFLHGEHLLGEWVLATVVAGSVLKIVFSIRIFHGVFMGTESEHVKKHFHAPGVGLLIPPTVLAACAVIFGIASVQLGALSEVFSISGKHAEQMGELHIWHGFTKELATSLGIVLTGFLIYFVLHRFSFARLRMPSSLDAGAAFDRFVDAIPAVGKASIRLTRGSRPAHYLPVVIGTCVAVWVWWIATGGIDLAARLPELQWWPNEVYGYHRYFIVFMIGCALVTLVVSKDWLLELLALSASGFLVSFYYVLYKAPDLALTQILVEAATLLLMLMFVMRVRRTSVSLTRVDSTPTERVGRAVLAIAAGVVTPVLLLLFQASPTGGARVGGDILVRSIPEAKGSNAVNTTLVDFRGLDTFFEVLVLIVATLGCLGLLMRRSADAQPRPARARGRAESDVTPVGDSFILTAVVAFLFFLINVFAVYLFFRGHNLPGGGFIAGLCTALSFVMLGFVQGVEKLRGFLRVNPMRLATTGLVIAAVSGLFGLFGGGAFLEHYHPYFKNVPVLGDVYLGTPVLFDLGVFLVVVGVVLKIVFPLAKSVHGFRAFVVEEQGDYAASDEEPVEADARAVTSAKSGGKS